One Halichoerus grypus chromosome 1, mHalGry1.hap1.1, whole genome shotgun sequence genomic region harbors:
- the PLEKHJ1 gene encoding pleckstrin homology domain-containing family J member 1 isoform X1 yields the protein MRYNEKELQALSRQPAELAAELGMRGPKKGSVLKRRLVKLVVNFLFYFRTDEAEPVGALLLERCRVTQEEPSGFSISFMEDPERKYHFECCSEEQCQEWMGALRRASYEFMRRSLIFYRNEIQKMTGKTHQAPVTNLPHVTGPRAASLLRALVDRGGSPGRAGTYDSKCTCTSPPRRRESGTRPSSSTTQNGSAQDRGGSDRPTPADRSYAKGADPRPRGQQSGRSRSQ from the exons ATGCGCTACAACGAGAAGGAGCTGCAGGCGCTGTCTCGGCAGCCGGCCGAGCTGGCGGCCGAGCTGGGCATGCGGGGCCCCAAGAAGGGGAGCG TGCTGAAGCGGCGGCTGGTAAAGTTGGTGGTCAACTTCCTCTTCTACTTCCGGACGGACGAGGCCGAG CCCGTCGGAGCCTTGCTGCTGGAGCGCTGCAGAGTCACCCAGGAGGAGCCCAGCGGCTTCTCCATCA GCTTCATGGAGGACCCAGAGAGGAAGTACCACTTCGAGTGCTGCAGTGAGGAGCAGTGTCAGGAGTGGATGGGGGCTCTGCGGCGAGCCAG CTACGAGTTCATGCGGAGAAGCCTCATATTCTACAGGAATGAGATCCAGAAGATGACTGGCAAG ACACACCAAGCACCCGTGACTAACCTGCCCCACGTCACCGGCCCACGTGCCGCGAGCTTACTACGCGCTTTGGTGGACCGCGGCGGGAGCCCCGGACGAGCAGGGACGTACGACAGTAAATGCACTTGCACCAGCCCGCCACGCCGTCGGGAATCGGGTACCAGACCTTCCTCAAGCACCACTCAGAACGGGTCCGCGCAGGATCGGGGAGGGTCTGACCGCCCCACGCCCGCCGACCGTTCCTATGCCAAAGGCGCTGATCCCAGGCCAAGGGGCCAACAGTCCGGTAGGAGCCGTTCACAGtga
- the AMH gene encoding muellerian-inhibiting factor isoform X2 yields MRALLLRPLALLLWVLGPLLGAGAPGGEGSSTPASPREPATGAGGLIFHQDWDWPPGSPQDPLCLVTLDQKGNRGSTPLRVAGALRRYEHAFLEAVRRARWGPRDLATFGVCAASAGQPALLPLRQLQAWLGEPAGRRLAVLHLEEVTWEPTLSLKFQAPPPGGAGPLELALLVLYPGPGPEVAVTGTGLPGTQNLCWSRDTRYLVLAVDHPAGDWQSPGVTLTLQPQGDGHAGAALSTTQLQELLFGPNPRCFTRMTPALLLLPLPGPTPVPAHGLLEQVPFPPPRLPQEQQAKEPPPSADPFLETLTRLVRALRGPHAQASPTRLALDPGALAGFPQGLVNLSDPATQEHLLDGEEPLLLLLLPPASATAGDPAPLQGPESAPWAAGLAHRVAAELRAAAAELRGLPGLPPAATPLLERLLALCPGAPGGSGDPGGPGDPLRALLLLKALQGLRAEWRGRERSGPPRAQRSAGAGAADGPCALRELSVDLRAERSVLIPETYQANNCQGACGWPQSDRNPRYGSHVVLLLKMQARGAALARPPCCVPTAYAGKLLISLSEERIRAHHVPNMVATECGCR; encoded by the exons ATGCGGGCTCTGCTGCTCCGGCCACTGGCCCTGCTGCTGTGGGTGCTGGGGCCCCTGCTGGGAGCCGGGGCCCCCGGAGGAGAGGGCTCCAGCACCCCAGCCTCGCCCAGAGAGCCGGCCACAGGCGCGGGGGGGCTCATCTTCCACCAGGACTGGGACTGGCCGCCAGGCAGCCCACAAGACCCCCTGTGCCTGGTGACCCTGGACCAGAAGGGCAATAGGGGCAGCACCCCGCTTCGGGTGGCAGGGGCCCTGAGACGCTACGAGCACGCCTTCCTCGAGGCTGTGCGGCGGGCGCGCTGGGGTCCCCGCGACCTGGCCACCTTCGGGGTCTGTGCCGCCAGCGCCGGGCAGCCCGCCCTGCTCCCTCTGCGGCAGCTGCAGGCGTGGCTGGGGGAGCCCGCGGGGCGGCGGCTGGCCGTGCTGCACCTGGAGGAAG TGACCTGGGAGCCGACACTCTCACTGAAGTTCCAGGCGCCCCCACCTGGAGGAGCCGGTCCTCTAGAGCTGGCGCTGCTGGTGCTGTACCCCGGGCCTGGCCCCGAGGTCGCTGTCACCGGGACTGGGCTGCCAGGCACCCAG AACCTTTGCTGGTCCCGGGACACGCGCTACCTGGTGCTGGCCGTGGACCACCCAGCGGGGGACTGGCAGAGCCCCGGGGTCACCCTGACCCTGCAGCCCCAAGGAGACG GCCATGCAGGTGCAGCCCTGAGCACCACCCAGCTGCAGGAGCTGCTGTTCGGCCCCAACCCCCGCTGCTTCACGCGCATGACCCCGGCCCTGCTCCTGCTGCCACTGCCCGGGCCCACACCAGTGCCCGCACACGGCCTCCTGGAGCAAGTGCCCTTCCCGCCACCCAG GCTCCCCCAGGAGCAGCAGGCCAAGGAGCCACCGCCCAGCGCAGACCCCTTCCTGGAGACGCTCACGCGCCTAGTGCGCGCCCTGCGGGGCCCCCACGCCCAGGCCTCGCCAACGCGCCTGGCCCTGGACCCGGGCGCGCTGGCCGGCTTCCCGCAGGGCCTCGTCAACCTGTCGGACCCCGCGACGCAGGAGCACCTGCTCGACGGCGAGgagccgctgctgctgctgctgctgccacccGCCTCGGCCACGGCCGGGGACCCCGCGCCGCTGCAGGGCCCCGAGTCCGCGCCCTGGGCCGCGGGCCTAGCGCATCGTGTGGCCGCCGAGCTGCGGGCCGCGGCCGCCGAGCTCCGCGGGCTCCCGGGGCTGCCCCCCGCCGCCACGCCGCTGCTGGAGCGCCTGCTCGCGCTCTGCCCCGGGGCCCCCGGGGGTTCGGGGGACCCCGGCGGCCCGGGTGACCCACTGCGCGCGCTACTGCTGCTCAAGGCGCTGCAGGGTCTGCGCGCCGAGTGGCGGGGGCGCGAGCGCAGCGGGCCCCCACGGGCACAGCGCAGCGCGGGCGCCGGGGCGGCGGACGGGCCGTGCGCGCTGCGCGAGCTGAGCGTAGACCTGCGCGCCGAGCGCTCGGTGCTCATCCCCGAGACGTACCAGGCCAACAACTGCCAGGGCGCGTGCGGCTGGCCGCAGTCCGACCGCAACCCGCGCTACGGCAGCCACGTGGTGCTACTGCTCAAGATGCAGGCCCGCGGCGCCGCCCTGGCGCGCCCGCCCTGCTGCGTGCCCACGGCCTACGCTGGCAAGCTCCTCATCAGCCTGTCGGAGGAGCGCATCCGCGCGCACCACGTGCCCAACATGGTGGCCACCGAGTGCGGCTGCCGGTGA
- the JSRP1 gene encoding junctional sarcoplasmic reticulum protein 1 codes for MGVGSPSGQGSVLLQGWGPPQPQPPRGPPPLPAAACSADWPTLLPPGTCCCLSWGHPPRAPSVQRAHCGGCGASPCPAPDPRCSDVSMTTRALQELDGGLGSCQAGEDLSTLADPCPDQPQEDRAQAMPRLADSSGWPHVSQAEGSPTSSVDARPKKTEKEPVAKVAPGPGKERLKAGAAPRSPVRKKVQASPPPAPAPSEERPWGDLSLNKCLVLASFVALLGSAFQLCRDAVAGEAEAPAAVPEPWAPPSSAPERASAPLHPKPKAWAPPSGPRAPQVEKEEKAEVPASREGAEKAAGEKRAPKEPPRKGERPRKERPRKEKPRKEVRPREQEKPPAARERRAALPRRWEVREGGRRHGMQDSRDPGHKKSQAWDSPRRPDTDRPPGRQKHRAGKGRD; via the exons ATGGGGGTGGGGTCACCCTCTGGCCAAGGCTCGGTCCTGCTGCAAGGGTGGGGGCCACCCCAGCCGCAGCCCCCCCGcggccctcctccccttcccgcTGCGGCCTGCTCAGCGGATTGGCCCACACTGCTGCCTCCAGGCACCTGTtgctgtctgtcttggggccacCCTCCCCGGGCTCCATCTGTCCAGCGGGCTCACTGTGGCGGCTGTGGA gcctccccctgcccagccccggaTCCGAGGTGCTCAGACGTCTCCATGACAACCAGGGCCTTGCAGGAGCTGGATGGAGGCCTGGGCAGCTGCCAAGCAGGCGAGGACCTCTCCACACTGGCTGACCCCTGCCCTGACCAGCCCCAGGAGGACAGGGCTCAAG CGATGCCCAGGCTGGCCGACTCTAGCGGCTGGCCCCAT GTTTCTCAAGCTGAGGGCAGCCCCACAAGCAGTGTGGATGCCAGGcccaagaagacagaaaaggagcCCGTGGCCAAAGTGGCCCCAGGACCCGGGAAAGAGAGGCTGAAAGCAGGAGCAG CGCCCCGGAGCCCCGTGCGCAAGAAGGTGCAGGCCTCACCACCCCCGGCCCCGGCGCCGAGCGAGGAGCGGCCCTGGGGAGACCTGTCACTCAACAAGTGCCTGGTGCTCGCCTCATTTGTGGCGCTGCTGGGCTCGGCCTTCCAGCTGTGCCGCG acGCTGTGGCTGGGGAGGCAGAGGCCCCTGCAGCTGTCCCTGAGCCGTGGGCACCTCCAAGCTCTGCGCCGGAGCGAGCATCAGCCCCG TTGCACCCGAAGCCCAAGGCCTGGGCGCCCCCATCGGGACCTCGGGCGCCccaggtggagaaggaggagaaggccGAGGTTCCAGCAAGCCGGGAGGGTGCAGAGAAGGCTGCCGGGGAAAAGCGCGCGCCCAAGGAGCCTCCACGCAAGGGGGAGAGGCCTCGAAAGGAAAGGCCGCGGAAGGAGAAGCCGCGGAAGGAGGTGAGGCCTCGGGAGCAGGAGAAGCCACCGGCCGCCAGGGAGCGCCGAGCAGCCCTACCCCGGCGCTGGGAGGTGCGCGAAGGGGGCCGTCGGCATGGGATGCAGGACTCCCGAGACCCGGGACACAAAAAGAGTCAGGCCTGGGACTCCCCGCGGCGCCCCGACACGGACCGGCCTCCCGGACGCCAGAAGCACCGCGCGGGCAAAGGGCGGGACTGA
- the AMH gene encoding muellerian-inhibiting factor isoform X1 → MRALLLRPLALLLWVLGPLLGAGAPGGEGSSTPASPREPATGAGGLIFHQDWDWPPGSPQDPLCLVTLDQKGNRGSTPLRVAGALRRYEHAFLEAVRRARWGPRDLATFGVCAASAGQPALLPLRQLQAWLGEPAGRRLAVLHLEEVTWEPTLSLKFQAPPPGGAGPLELALLVLYPGPGPEVAVTGTGLPGTQNLCWSRDTRYLVLAVDHPAGDWQSPGVTLTLQPQGDGRLSKAGTWQGRAALGPQTLSRPRVTPGHAGAALSTTQLQELLFGPNPRCFTRMTPALLLLPLPGPTPVPAHGLLEQVPFPPPRLPQEQQAKEPPPSADPFLETLTRLVRALRGPHAQASPTRLALDPGALAGFPQGLVNLSDPATQEHLLDGEEPLLLLLLPPASATAGDPAPLQGPESAPWAAGLAHRVAAELRAAAAELRGLPGLPPAATPLLERLLALCPGAPGGSGDPGGPGDPLRALLLLKALQGLRAEWRGRERSGPPRAQRSAGAGAADGPCALRELSVDLRAERSVLIPETYQANNCQGACGWPQSDRNPRYGSHVVLLLKMQARGAALARPPCCVPTAYAGKLLISLSEERIRAHHVPNMVATECGCR, encoded by the exons ATGCGGGCTCTGCTGCTCCGGCCACTGGCCCTGCTGCTGTGGGTGCTGGGGCCCCTGCTGGGAGCCGGGGCCCCCGGAGGAGAGGGCTCCAGCACCCCAGCCTCGCCCAGAGAGCCGGCCACAGGCGCGGGGGGGCTCATCTTCCACCAGGACTGGGACTGGCCGCCAGGCAGCCCACAAGACCCCCTGTGCCTGGTGACCCTGGACCAGAAGGGCAATAGGGGCAGCACCCCGCTTCGGGTGGCAGGGGCCCTGAGACGCTACGAGCACGCCTTCCTCGAGGCTGTGCGGCGGGCGCGCTGGGGTCCCCGCGACCTGGCCACCTTCGGGGTCTGTGCCGCCAGCGCCGGGCAGCCCGCCCTGCTCCCTCTGCGGCAGCTGCAGGCGTGGCTGGGGGAGCCCGCGGGGCGGCGGCTGGCCGTGCTGCACCTGGAGGAAG TGACCTGGGAGCCGACACTCTCACTGAAGTTCCAGGCGCCCCCACCTGGAGGAGCCGGTCCTCTAGAGCTGGCGCTGCTGGTGCTGTACCCCGGGCCTGGCCCCGAGGTCGCTGTCACCGGGACTGGGCTGCCAGGCACCCAG AACCTTTGCTGGTCCCGGGACACGCGCTACCTGGTGCTGGCCGTGGACCACCCAGCGGGGGACTGGCAGAGCCCCGGGGTCACCCTGACCCTGCAGCCCCAAGGAGACGGTAGGCTCTCAAAGGCAgggacctggcaagggcgggcTGCCCTCGGCCCCCAAACACTGAGCCGCCCCCGGGTCACGCCAGGCCATGCAGGTGCAGCCCTGAGCACCACCCAGCTGCAGGAGCTGCTGTTCGGCCCCAACCCCCGCTGCTTCACGCGCATGACCCCGGCCCTGCTCCTGCTGCCACTGCCCGGGCCCACACCAGTGCCCGCACACGGCCTCCTGGAGCAAGTGCCCTTCCCGCCACCCAG GCTCCCCCAGGAGCAGCAGGCCAAGGAGCCACCGCCCAGCGCAGACCCCTTCCTGGAGACGCTCACGCGCCTAGTGCGCGCCCTGCGGGGCCCCCACGCCCAGGCCTCGCCAACGCGCCTGGCCCTGGACCCGGGCGCGCTGGCCGGCTTCCCGCAGGGCCTCGTCAACCTGTCGGACCCCGCGACGCAGGAGCACCTGCTCGACGGCGAGgagccgctgctgctgctgctgctgccacccGCCTCGGCCACGGCCGGGGACCCCGCGCCGCTGCAGGGCCCCGAGTCCGCGCCCTGGGCCGCGGGCCTAGCGCATCGTGTGGCCGCCGAGCTGCGGGCCGCGGCCGCCGAGCTCCGCGGGCTCCCGGGGCTGCCCCCCGCCGCCACGCCGCTGCTGGAGCGCCTGCTCGCGCTCTGCCCCGGGGCCCCCGGGGGTTCGGGGGACCCCGGCGGCCCGGGTGACCCACTGCGCGCGCTACTGCTGCTCAAGGCGCTGCAGGGTCTGCGCGCCGAGTGGCGGGGGCGCGAGCGCAGCGGGCCCCCACGGGCACAGCGCAGCGCGGGCGCCGGGGCGGCGGACGGGCCGTGCGCGCTGCGCGAGCTGAGCGTAGACCTGCGCGCCGAGCGCTCGGTGCTCATCCCCGAGACGTACCAGGCCAACAACTGCCAGGGCGCGTGCGGCTGGCCGCAGTCCGACCGCAACCCGCGCTACGGCAGCCACGTGGTGCTACTGCTCAAGATGCAGGCCCGCGGCGCCGCCCTGGCGCGCCCGCCCTGCTGCGTGCCCACGGCCTACGCTGGCAAGCTCCTCATCAGCCTGTCGGAGGAGCGCATCCGCGCGCACCACGTGCCCAACATGGTGGCCACCGAGTGCGGCTGCCGGTGA
- the SF3A2 gene encoding splicing factor 3A subunit 2: protein MDFQHRPGGKTGSGGVASSSESNRDRRERLRQLALETIDINKDPYFMKNHLGSYECKLCLTLHNNEGSYLAHTQGKKHQTNLARRAAKEAKEAPAQPAPEKVKVEVKKFVKIGRPGYKVTKQRDTEMGQQSLLFQIDYPEVAEGIMPRHRFMSAYEQRIEPPDRRWQYLLMAAEPYETIAFKVPSREIDKAEGKFWTHWNRETKQFFLQFHFKMEKPPAPPSLPAGPPGVKRPPPPLMNGLPPRPPLPESLPPPPPGGLPLPPMPPSGPAPSGPPGPPQLPPPAPGVHPPAPGVHPPTSGVHPPAPGVHPPAPGVHPPAPVVHPPTSGVHPPTPGVHPPAPGVHPPAPGVHPPPSAGVHPQAPGVHPPAPAVHPQAPGVHPPAPAVHPQAPGVHPPAPGVHPPAPGIHPQPPGVHPPPPGVHPSAPGVHPPAPGVHPQPPGVHPSNPGVHPPTPMPPMLRPPLPSEGPGNIPPPPPAN from the exons ATGGACTTCCAGCATCGCCCCGGGGGAAAGACCGGGAGTGGAGGCGTAGCCTCCTCCTCGGAGAGCAACCGAGACCGCAGGGAGCGCCTCCGGCAGCTGGCCCTGGAGACCATCGACATCAACAAG GACCCGTATTTCATGAAGAACCATCTGGGCTCGTACGAGTGCAAGCTGTGTCTGACCCTGCACAACAATGAG GGGAGCTACCTGGCACATACCCAAGGGAAGAAGCATCAGACCAACTT GGCCCGGCGAGCCGCCAAGGAGGCCAAGGAGGCCCCCGCCCAGCCGGCGCCAGAAAAGGTCAAGGTGGAGGTGAAGAAGTTTGTGAAGATTGGCCGCCCAGGCTACAAAG TGACCAAGCAGAGGGACACGGAGATGGGCCAGCAGAGCCTCCTCTTCCAG ATTGACTACCCTGAGGTCGCCGAGGGCATCATGCCCCGCCACCGCTTCATGTCCGCCTACGAGCAGAGGATCGAGCCCCCCGACCGGCGCTGGCAGTATCTGCTCATGGCCGCCGAGCCCTACGAGACCATCGCCTTCAAG GTGCCCAGCAGGGAGATCGATAAGGCCGAAGGCAAGTTCTGGACTCACTGGAATCGGGAAACCAAGCAG tttttcctGCAGTTTCACTTCAAGATGGAGAAGCCACCAGCCCCGCCGAGCCTCCCTGCTGGGCCTCCTGGGGTGAAgagacccccaccccccctgaTGAATGGTCTGCCGCCCCGGCCGCCTCTGCCAGAGTCTTTGCCCCCGCCACCACCGGGAGGCCTGCCTCTGCCACCCATGCCGCCCAGTGGGCCTGCACCCTCAGGGCCTCCGGGCCCTCCCCAGCTGCCTCCCCCAGCTCCCGGTGTCCACCCCCCGGCACCAGGGGTCCACCCCCCAACATCTGGGGTCCACCCCCCAGCACCAGGAGTCCACCCCCCAGCTCCCGGGGTTCACCCCCCGGCACCGGTGGTCCACCCACCAACATCTGGGGTCCACCCACCAACTCCGGGCGtccaccctccagccccaggggTCCACCCACCTGCTCCCGGTGTCCATCCTCCCCCATCTGCTGGAGTTCACCCCCAGGCTCCAGGGGTACATCCACCAGCTCCTGCAGTTCACCCCCAGGCCCCGGGGGTGCACCCTCCAGCTCCTGCAGTTCATCCCCAGGCCCCTGGGGTCCACCCACCAGCTCCTGGGGTCCACCCACCAGCCCCAGGGAtccacccccagcctcctggggTCCACCCTCCACCTCCTGGGGTCCACCCATCGGCTCCTGGGGTCCATCCTCCAGCTCCTGGGGtccacccccagcctcctggaGTTCACCCCTCAAATCCTGGGGTACATCCCCCAACTCCCATGCCCCCGATGCTGAGGCCCCCACTGCCCTCCGAAGGCCCTGGGAacattcctccccctcccccagccaactGA
- the PLEKHJ1 gene encoding pleckstrin homology domain-containing family J member 1 isoform X2 encodes MRYNEKELQALSRQPAELAAELGMRGPKKGSVLKRRLVKLVVNFLFYFRTDEAEPVGALLLERCRVTQEEPSGFSISFMEDPERKYHFECCSEEQCQEWMGALRRASYEFMRRSLIFYRNEIQKMTGKDPLEQFGISEEARFQLGGLKA; translated from the exons ATGCGCTACAACGAGAAGGAGCTGCAGGCGCTGTCTCGGCAGCCGGCCGAGCTGGCGGCCGAGCTGGGCATGCGGGGCCCCAAGAAGGGGAGCG TGCTGAAGCGGCGGCTGGTAAAGTTGGTGGTCAACTTCCTCTTCTACTTCCGGACGGACGAGGCCGAG CCCGTCGGAGCCTTGCTGCTGGAGCGCTGCAGAGTCACCCAGGAGGAGCCCAGCGGCTTCTCCATCA GCTTCATGGAGGACCCAGAGAGGAAGTACCACTTCGAGTGCTGCAGTGAGGAGCAGTGTCAGGAGTGGATGGGGGCTCTGCGGCGAGCCAG CTACGAGTTCATGCGGAGAAGCCTCATATTCTACAGGAATGAGATCCAGAAGATGACTGGCAAG GACCCCCTGGAGCAGTTCGGCATATCTGAGGAGGCCAGGTTCCAGCTGGGTGGCTTGAAGGCCTGA